Proteins found in one Zea mays cultivar B73 chromosome 1, Zm-B73-REFERENCE-NAM-5.0, whole genome shotgun sequence genomic segment:
- the LOC100273981 gene encoding ATP-dependent DNA helicase DDM1 isoform X1 — MVEGMVVAVPNGVKADGAAATAAAAKADSPKSVLEDEKISESKNGNASLATEPVKQGDETSDDFVDAMMSLPVDHEIDSADVPPAVEAVKDEDQLLEPAKEEKFDDFLDAGLSIPIDLEAKNGDVSLITEAMKKEEEQLEEARIKAEEEEEARKREEVAKLAFDPESRYSKLDELLTKTQLFSEFLLEKMDKIADEVVEPQGEESPVEKKKRRGRKRKANATPQYNDKKAKTAVAAMLTRSREDRLADDSTLSEEERLKKEQANLVPLMTGGKLKSYQIKGVKWLISLWQNGLNGILADQMGLGKTIQTIGFLAHLKGKGMHGPYLIIAPLSTLSNWVNEISRFVPSVSSIIYHGDKVARAEIRRKFMPKTAGPDFPIIVTSYEIAMLDARFLAHYRWTYVVVDEGHRLKNSKCKLLREMKRIPMANKLLLTGTPLQNNLAELWSLLNFILPDIFSSNEEFESWFDFSAKGSEEPEESEEKRRVHVVSKLHAILRPFLLRRMKEDVEQMLPRKKEIIIYANMTEVQKRIQDHLVEKTFDVYLNDESDIVLRRPGIKTKLNSLFIQLRKNCAHPDLLEAAFGTTSLYPPVNKLLEQCGKFQLLDRLLTSLLARKHKVLIFSQWTKVLDILEYYLDSKGLGVCRIDGSVNLEERRRQIAEFNDLNSSLNVFILSTRAGGLGINLTSADTCILYDSDWNPQMDQQAMDRCHRIGQTRPVHVYRLATSYSVEERIIKKAFGKLKLEHVVIGKGQFEQERAKPNALEEGELLALLRDEQDEEDRMIQTDISDEDLLKLMDRSDLSGPPGAADAAPLIPLKGPGWEVVVPTKSGGGMLSSLTS; from the exons ATGGTGGAAGGGATGGTAGTGGCCGTGCCGAATGGGGTGAAGGCGGAtggcgccgccgccaccgccgccgccgctaaggCAGATTCTCCTAAATCCGTTCTGGAGGACGAG AAAATTTCTGAATCCAAGAATGGGAACGCCTCCTTAGCCACGGAGCCAGTTAAGCAAGGGGACGAGACCTCGGACGATTTTGTGGATGCAATGATGTCCCTTCCTGTTGACCATGAAATCGACAGTGCCGATGTGCCCCCTGCTGTTGAGGCAGTCAAGGACGAAGACCAGCTTCTGGAGCCTGCCAAGGAGGAGAAATTTGATGATTTCCTGGATGCAGGTTTATCTATACCTATTGATCTTGAGGCCAAGAATGGTGATGTATCCCTGATCACAGAAGCaatgaaaaaggaagaagaaCAGCTCGAGGAGGCGCGGATTAAGGCAGAGGAAGAAGAGGAAGCCAGGAAGAGGGAGGAAGTTGCAAAACTTGCTTTTGATCCTGAGTCGCGGTATAGCAAGTTAGATGAGCTACTGACGAAGACACAACTATTTTCAGAGTTCCTACTTGAGAAAATGGATAAAATCGCCGAT GAAGTTGTTGAACCTCAAGGTGAAGAGTCACCagtagagaagaagaaaagacgtGGCCGAAAGAGGAAAGCTAATGCCACACCACAATACAATGAT AAAAAGGCCAAGACAGCAGTGGCAGCCATGCTTACAAGATCTCGTGAAGATCGTCTTGCTGATGACTCTACTCTCTCGGAAGAAGAAAGGTTGAAAAAAGAGCAAGCCAATCTTGTGCCTTTAATGACTGGTGGGAAGTTGAAGTCGTACCAGATCAAGGGTGTAAAGTGGCTAATTTCATTGTGGCAGAATGGGCTAAATGGGATACTTGCTGACCAAATGGGCCTTGGGAAAACAATCCAGACAATTGGATTTCTTGCTCACCTGAAGGGCAAAGGCATGCATGGTCCATACTTGATAATTGCTCCTCTTTCCACTCTCTCAAATTGGGTGAATGAGATCTCGAG GTTTGTTCCATCTGTTTCTAGTATCATTTATCATGGAGATAAAGTGGCCCGAGCTGAGATAAGAAGAAAATTTATGCCTAAAACTGCTGGTCCTGATTTTCCTATAATAGTGACTTCATATGAGATTGCTATGTTAGATGCAAGGTTTCTTGCTCACTATAGGTGGACGTATGTTGTTGTGGATGAG GGACATCGGTTGAAAAATTCTAAGTGTAAACTATTGAGGGAGATGAAGCGCATACCAATGGCTAACAAGCTCCTTTTGACTGGGACACCCCTCCAGAACAATCTGGCAGAGCTGTGGTCACTATTGAACTTCATTTTGCCTGATATATTCTCATCCAATGAGGAATTTGAATCATG GTTTGATTTTTCTGCGAAAGGAAGTGAAGAACCAGAAGAAAGTGAAGAAAAAAGAAGGGTTCATGTTGTTTCAAAGCTTCATGCCATTTTGCGCCCATTTCTTCTGAGACGGATGAAGGAGGATGTAGAACAAATGCTTCCACGGAAGAAAGAGATAATCATTTATGCTAACATGACTGAGGTTCAGAAGCGAATCCAGGATCACTTAGTTGAGAAAACCTTTGATGTCTACTTGAATGATGAATCAGATATTG TGTTGCGTAGACCTGGCATCAAGACAAAGCTAAATAGTCTCTTTATTCAATTGAGGAAGAACTGCGCCCATCCTGATCTTTTGGAAGCTGCATTTGGAACAACAA GCCTTTATCCACCTGTTAATAAGCTTTTAGAGCAATGTGGCAAATTTCAGCTTCTGGACAGGCTACTAACTTCCCTACTTGCACGCAAGCATAAG GTTCTAATATTCTCACAATGGACAAAAGTTTTGGACATTCTTGAGTATTACCTAGATTCAAAAGGCCTTGGGGTTTGCAGAATTGATGGTAGTGTTAATTTGGAAGAGAGGCGGCGGCAG ATAGCAGAGTTTAATGATTTGAATAGCAGTCTGAATGTCTTTATTCTGAGCACACGGGCTGGCGGACTTGGTATCAACCTTACTTCTGCTGATACATGTATCCTTTATGACAGTGACTGG AATCCTCAGATGGATCAGCAGGCCATGGATCGATGCCACCGGATTGGTCAAACACGCCCAGTGCATGTATATAGGCTGGCTACCTCATATTCTGTTGAG GAGCGGATCATCAAGAAAGCTTTTGGGAAGTTAAAGCTAGAGCATGTGGTGATAGGCAAgggacagtttgaacaagaaagagCAAAGCCTAACGCTTTAGAG GAGGGGGAGCTGCTGGCGCTGCTTAGGGACGAGCAGGACGAGGAAGATCGGATGATCCAGAccgacatcagcgacgaagacctCTTGAAGCTGATGGACCGGAGCGACCTGTCCGGACCACCTGGTGCTGCCGATGCCGCTCCACTGATCCCGCTGAAAGGCCCTGGCTGGGAGGTCGTGGTCCCAACCAAGAGCGGTGGCGGTATGCTCTCGTCGCTCACCAGCTGA